The Dehalogenimonas lykanthroporepellens BL-DC-9 genome includes a window with the following:
- a CDS encoding HEAT domain containing protein (PFAM: HEAT domain containing protein~KEGG: deg:DehalGT_0463 heat repeat-containing PBS lyase), whose amino-acid sequence MKKPDLRTDNAETDPVFREVVRKLAETTERLSSSEIAAMSLASPEDARLFREYWAGTTAERKAAVLGRMLELAEDDPNLEFSPLYLVMLDDEVPAVRVGAVKGLWENEDPSLIRRLVPLMEDDAESSVRAAAAQALGKFVLLAEHGKIRVGLRDLLLSRLLDVFQNDCETNEVRRRALESVAYLSCPEVRQAIMDSYDSPEPSMRSSALFAAGRNLAPEWLELLVDELSSDSPEHRFEAVVACGNYEDEQAVPQLIRLTDDPDPEIRLAAITSLGKIGGPDARSHLRGLTESADEAVAEMAEQALQDMVSEDQMLELLQDGRDITGAG is encoded by the coding sequence CGGAGCGGTTGTCCAGCTCTGAGATTGCCGCTATGAGCCTGGCCTCACCGGAAGACGCGCGGCTGTTCCGGGAATATTGGGCCGGGACTACCGCCGAACGCAAGGCGGCCGTACTTGGCCGTATGCTGGAGCTGGCTGAAGATGATCCCAATCTGGAATTCAGTCCGCTGTACCTGGTGATGCTGGATGATGAAGTGCCGGCGGTCAGGGTCGGTGCGGTGAAGGGGTTATGGGAAAACGAGGATCCGTCCCTGATAAGGCGGTTGGTACCGCTCATGGAGGATGATGCGGAAAGCTCGGTCAGGGCCGCCGCCGCGCAGGCTTTGGGTAAGTTCGTTCTGCTGGCTGAGCATGGCAAAATCCGGGTCGGGTTGAGAGATTTGTTGTTGTCCAGGCTTCTGGATGTTTTTCAAAATGATTGTGAAACCAATGAAGTTCGCCGACGCGCTCTGGAATCGGTAGCTTATCTGTCGTGTCCTGAGGTGCGGCAGGCTATCATGGATTCCTATGATTCCCCGGAACCTTCGATGCGCTCGTCAGCGTTATTTGCCGCCGGGCGAAATCTGGCGCCGGAATGGCTGGAACTGCTGGTCGACGAGTTATCCTCCGATAGTCCGGAACACCGGTTTGAAGCGGTTGTTGCTTGCGGCAATTACGAGGATGAACAGGCGGTGCCCCAGCTTATCCGCCTGACGGACGACCCGGACCCGGAAATCAGACTGGCGGCGATTACCTCACTCGGTAAAATCGGCGGGCCGGATGCCCGGAGCCATCTGCGGGGATTGACGGAGAGCGCCGATGAAGCGGTCGCTGAAATGGCGGAACAGGCGCTCCAGGATATGGTATCGGAAGACCAGATGTTGGAATTGTTGCAGGATGGCAGGGACATTACCGGAGCGGGTTGA
- a CDS encoding conserved hypothetical protein (PFAM: conserved hypothetical protein~KEGG: sul:SYO3AOP1_1082 hypothetical protein): protein MVNNYEINELGKEESWRMFRIIGEFVEGFDKLSGVQPAVTIYGSARVKPEDELYRTTEDIAWRLGQEGFSVITGGGPGLMEAANKGAARAGVVSVGLNIQLPDEQEPNRFATRSLSFNHFFTRKVMLVKYATAFVIMPGGLGTLDELTEVLTLMQTGKIKPFPVVLFGGTYWNGFLEWLQGIVMGSGYISKIDCDLLRVTDDPDEIVGIIKQWYQEHRLVGSGAVNDK from the coding sequence ATGGTCAACAACTATGAGATTAACGAACTCGGCAAGGAAGAGTCCTGGCGGATGTTCCGCATCATCGGTGAATTCGTCGAAGGCTTCGACAAGCTTTCAGGTGTTCAGCCGGCCGTAACTATTTATGGTTCGGCCAGAGTCAAACCCGAAGACGAATTGTACCGGACGACCGAGGATATCGCCTGGCGGCTGGGGCAGGAAGGATTCTCCGTCATTACCGGGGGTGGGCCGGGATTGATGGAAGCCGCCAACAAGGGCGCCGCCCGGGCCGGGGTAGTTTCGGTCGGGCTCAACATCCAACTGCCGGACGAACAGGAGCCGAACCGTTTTGCCACCAGGTCGCTTTCTTTTAACCATTTCTTCACCCGCAAGGTCATGCTGGTTAAATATGCCACTGCCTTCGTCATCATGCCCGGTGGGCTGGGGACCCTGGATGAATTGACCGAGGTGCTGACCCTGATGCAGACCGGTAAGATAAAACCTTTCCCGGTGGTGCTTTTCGGTGGAACGTACTGGAACGGGTTTCTGGAATGGTTGCAGGGAATCGTCATGGGAAGCGGTTATATATCGAAGATTGACTGTGACTTACTGAGAGTAACCGATGACCCGGACGAAATCGTCGGCATCATTAAACAATGGTACCAGGAGCACCGTCTGGTCGGCAGTGGAGCGGTCAACGACAAATAA
- a CDS encoding binding-protein-dependent transport systems inner membrane component (PFAM: binding-protein-dependent transport systems inner membrane component~KEGG: dps:DP0207 glycine betaine/L-proline transport system permease protein (ProW)) produces the protein MWPFNLYTIPLDDWIQSGVNWLSQNFRSFFQIVKTPFDFTLSGTEDFLLWLPPVVVLGLIFLIAWQIKGWKFAAISTLTMLFVGFLGLWAPTMTTLSLVLAALIFCAIVGIPLGILAARSDKFAGILRPLLDAMQTIPAFVYLVPVVMLFGVGLVPGLIAVIVFALPPIIRLTDLGIRQVPQDVVEAGRSFGGTNNQILFNIQIPLAMPTIMAGLNQTLMLAMSMAVVIALIGASGLGLVVWTGLGRNDVGYAAIGGIGIVAIAIILDRLSQSFSKSPTGKKQPGLLGRSINWLRSRLNKNRRN, from the coding sequence ATGTGGCCGTTCAATTTATATACCATCCCCCTGGATGACTGGATTCAATCAGGAGTCAACTGGCTGAGCCAGAATTTCCGTTCCTTTTTCCAGATTGTAAAAACACCTTTCGATTTTACCCTCAGCGGTACCGAGGATTTTCTGCTCTGGTTGCCGCCGGTAGTAGTACTGGGTTTGATATTCCTGATTGCCTGGCAGATCAAAGGATGGAAGTTCGCCGCTATCTCCACCCTCACCATGCTGTTCGTGGGTTTCCTCGGTTTGTGGGCGCCGACCATGACTACATTGTCTCTGGTGCTGGCGGCGTTAATATTTTGCGCCATTGTGGGGATTCCTCTGGGTATTCTGGCCGCCCGAAGTGACAAGTTCGCCGGTATCCTGCGACCGTTACTGGATGCCATGCAGACCATCCCCGCCTTCGTCTATCTGGTTCCGGTGGTCATGCTTTTCGGTGTCGGTCTGGTCCCCGGTTTGATTGCCGTTATCGTGTTCGCTTTGCCACCCATCATCCGATTGACCGACCTGGGCATCCGCCAGGTACCGCAAGACGTCGTTGAAGCCGGCCGTTCCTTCGGTGGCACCAACAACCAGATACTCTTCAATATTCAGATACCACTGGCCATGCCCACAATCATGGCCGGACTCAACCAGACACTGATGCTGGCCATGTCCATGGCTGTCGTCATCGCCCTGATTGGCGCCAGCGGCCTGGGCCTGGTGGTCTGGACCGGCTTGGGCCGCAACGATGTCGGCTATGCCGCCATAGGCGGTATCGGCATCGTGGCCATTGCCATCATTCTGGACCGTCTGTCACAGTCTTTCAGTAAATCTCCGACCGGAAAAAAGCAACCCGGATTACTGGGGCGGAGCATCAACTGGCTCAGGTCCCGGCTGAACAAAAACCGCCGGAATTAG
- a CDS encoding cysteine synthase A (KEGG: mba:Mbar_A2422 cysteine synthase~TIGRFAM: cysteine synthase A; cysteine synthase~PFAM: Pyridoxal-5'-phosphate-dependent protein beta subunit), which yields MSEQTNIPTVSFRHRVFPVLTRGIANDITETIGNTPLVRLNRLNAGGVADLAVKLESSNPLHSVKDRIGVAMVTDAEAQGKIKPGDTIVEPTSGNTGIALAFTAAARGYRLILTMPETMSMERRQLLAILGAEIVLTPGAEGMGGAIRSAQKLVADNPDYIMLQQFSNPANPEIHRLTTAEELWRDTEGKIDVLVAGVGTGGTITGVAEVLKQRKSSFKVIAVEPEASPVLSGGNPGPHKIQGIGAGFIPEVLRTDLIDEIIQVSNDNAGVTARRLAREEGILAGISSGAAAWAALKVAGRPEMKGKLVVAVLPDTGERYLSTWLFQDVYSASQTVS from the coding sequence ATGAGTGAACAAACCAATATTCCAACAGTGTCTTTCCGCCATCGGGTTTTTCCGGTCTTAACCAGGGGAATCGCCAATGATATCACCGAAACCATCGGCAATACCCCATTGGTTCGGCTTAACCGGTTGAACGCCGGCGGTGTCGCCGACCTGGCGGTGAAACTCGAATCGTCCAATCCGCTTCACAGCGTCAAGGACCGTATCGGGGTCGCCATGGTGACCGACGCCGAAGCCCAGGGTAAAATCAAGCCCGGTGATACCATTGTGGAGCCGACTTCCGGTAACACCGGAATCGCGCTGGCTTTCACGGCCGCCGCCCGTGGCTATCGGTTGATTCTGACCATGCCGGAAACCATGTCCATGGAGCGTCGCCAGTTGCTGGCCATTCTGGGAGCGGAAATCGTGCTGACTCCAGGGGCCGAAGGTATGGGCGGCGCCATACGTTCAGCCCAGAAGCTGGTGGCAGATAACCCCGATTATATCATGCTCCAGCAATTCTCCAATCCAGCCAATCCCGAAATCCACCGACTGACTACCGCCGAAGAACTTTGGCGGGATACCGAAGGTAAAATTGATGTGTTGGTTGCCGGTGTCGGCACCGGCGGTACCATCACCGGAGTCGCCGAAGTACTCAAGCAACGCAAATCGTCTTTCAAGGTCATCGCTGTCGAACCCGAGGCCTCTCCGGTTCTCTCCGGTGGTAATCCGGGGCCACACAAGATTCAAGGAATCGGCGCCGGTTTCATACCGGAAGTTTTGAGAACCGACCTCATTGATGAGATAATACAGGTGAGTAATGACAACGCTGGAGTCACCGCCCGGCGTCTGGCCAGAGAAGAAGGTATTCTTGCCGGTATTTCTTCAGGAGCCGCCGCCTGGGCCGCTCTGAAAGTCGCCGGCAGACCGGAAATGAAAGGCAAACTGGTAGTGGCTGTGTTGCCTGACACCGGGGAGCGCTATCTTTCCACCTGGCTTTTCCAGGATGTATACTCGGCCAGCCAAACCGTCAGTTGA
- a CDS encoding methionine biosynthesis protein MetW (KEGG: sat:SYN_01259 methyltransferase~TIGRFAM: methionine biosynthesis protein MetW~PFAM: Methionine biosynthesis MetW protein) — protein MDKVRKDHEVIAGIIKPGASVLDLGCGDGDLLVYLSENRNTRGRGIEISEQAIYRCVARGLSVSHQDIDNGLAEYGTDSFDYVILNQCLQQVKAPKEVIAEAVRVGKHAVVGVPNFAYITARWRLGVIGKAPITKALPYEWYDTPNLHFLSLSDFRDFCRVNGYRVEEAVYLRDSNRVRILPNILAQTGIYLISNIDREATDE, from the coding sequence ATGGATAAAGTCAGAAAAGACCACGAGGTCATCGCCGGTATCATCAAGCCGGGAGCCAGTGTCCTCGACCTCGGCTGTGGCGACGGCGACCTGCTGGTTTACCTTTCGGAAAACAGGAATACCAGAGGCCGAGGCATTGAAATATCGGAGCAGGCTATCTACCGATGTGTCGCCCGAGGCCTGTCGGTATCTCACCAGGATATCGACAACGGACTGGCCGAATACGGCACCGACTCATTCGATTACGTAATCCTCAACCAATGCCTGCAACAGGTGAAAGCACCGAAAGAAGTCATTGCCGAAGCGGTAAGAGTCGGTAAACATGCGGTCGTCGGTGTGCCGAATTTCGCCTACATTACCGCCAGATGGCGGCTGGGAGTTATCGGCAAAGCCCCGATAACCAAAGCCCTGCCCTATGAATGGTATGACACACCGAACCTACATTTCCTGAGCCTGTCGGATTTCCGGGATTTCTGTCGGGTAAATGGCTATAGAGTAGAAGAAGCCGTGTATCTCAGGGATTCCAACCGAGTCCGAATTCTGCCCAACATCCTGGCGCAAACGGGTATTTACCTGATATCAAATATTGACAGGGAGGCAACAGATGAGTGA
- a CDS encoding FeS cluster assembly scaffold protein NifU (KEGG: mbn:Mboo_2126 NifU domain-containing protein~TIGRFAM: FeS cluster assembly scaffold protein NifU~PFAM: nitrogen-fixing NifU domain protein), which yields MNNGPASYSEQVIEHVKNPRNIGELENPDGVGRVGNPVCGDVMELYIKVKDGIITDSSFKTFGCGAAIATSSMVTEMVKGKTIKEALEISNKAVADALGGLPPVKMHCSVLAEEALKKAIENYYERQGEKPPFETTPSSDEHHH from the coding sequence ATGAACAACGGGCCTGCATCTTATTCCGAACAGGTTATCGAACACGTCAAAAACCCGCGCAACATCGGTGAATTGGAAAATCCCGACGGTGTCGGACGGGTAGGCAACCCGGTATGTGGTGACGTCATGGAACTCTATATCAAGGTGAAGGACGGCATCATCACCGACTCCAGCTTCAAGACCTTCGGCTGTGGTGCCGCCATTGCTACCAGTTCCATGGTCACCGAGATGGTCAAGGGCAAAACCATCAAAGAAGCCCTGGAGATTTCCAACAAGGCGGTAGCCGACGCTCTCGGTGGACTGCCACCGGTCAAGATGCACTGTTCGGTACTGGCCGAAGAAGCTCTCAAAAAGGCCATTGAAAACTATTATGAAAGACAGGGGGAAAAACCACCGTTCGAAACGACACCTTCTTCGGACGAACACCACCACTGA
- a CDS encoding glycine betaine/L-proline ABC transporter, ATPase subunit (TIGRFAM: glycine betaine/L-proline ABC transporter, ATPase subunit~PFAM: ABC transporter related; CBS domain containing protein~KEGG: hor:Hore_21510 glycine betaine/L-proline ABC transporter, ATPase subunit~SMART: AAA ATPase) translates to MEKLFKVFGPDPKDTIKKLQKGTTREDIMKNSRNVPAVIDANFSVTEGETFMIMGLSGSGKSTIIRCLNRLHEPSAGSVFIDDEDITRVDPERLRQIRRTKIAMVFQHFALLPHKTVLENVEFGLKIRGTLTEADRKKAEDTLEIVGLRGWGDRLTSDLSGGMQQRVGLARALATDPEILIMDEPFSALDPLIRRDMQDELINLQQTLQKTIVFITHDLNEALKMGDHIAVMKDGRIVQIGTPEDIVSNPANDYVAAFTSDVNRGLVFTASSIMKPADTLVITHDTVKTASVRLRQTKSDAMYVVDRQRKPVGLVTDQDIARAVRKGELKLEEVMMTEFPQTEETTPLGEVLTLCGDSLPIAVVSDKGRFRGILEPLDVLTSVAPVNNEASDETKEAEEEPPAGAPDKEAV, encoded by the coding sequence GTGGAAAAGCTTTTCAAGGTTTTCGGCCCTGACCCTAAAGACACGATCAAGAAACTGCAAAAGGGAACCACTCGGGAAGATATAATGAAGAATTCCCGTAACGTCCCAGCGGTGATAGACGCCAATTTTTCCGTCACCGAAGGCGAAACCTTCATGATTATGGGTCTGTCGGGTTCCGGCAAGTCTACCATCATCCGTTGTCTCAACCGCCTGCACGAACCCAGTGCCGGCAGTGTTTTTATCGATGATGAAGACATCACCCGGGTCGACCCTGAGAGATTACGACAGATTCGTCGTACCAAGATTGCCATGGTGTTTCAGCATTTCGCCCTGTTGCCTCACAAGACCGTGCTGGAAAATGTTGAATTCGGACTTAAAATCAGAGGCACTCTGACCGAAGCGGACCGAAAAAAGGCAGAGGATACCCTGGAAATCGTCGGCCTGCGCGGTTGGGGCGACCGTTTGACTTCCGATCTTTCCGGCGGTATGCAACAGAGGGTGGGGTTAGCGCGCGCGCTGGCTACCGACCCGGAAATACTGATCATGGACGAACCGTTCTCAGCCCTGGACCCGCTGATCCGCCGGGACATGCAGGACGAGTTGATCAATCTGCAACAGACCCTTCAGAAGACCATCGTATTCATCACCCATGACCTCAACGAAGCCCTGAAGATGGGCGACCATATCGCGGTGATGAAGGACGGACGTATCGTCCAGATAGGAACTCCGGAAGATATTGTCAGTAACCCGGCGAACGATTACGTCGCGGCTTTTACCTCAGACGTCAACCGCGGCCTGGTTTTTACCGCTTCCTCCATTATGAAACCTGCCGATACTCTGGTTATCACTCACGATACAGTCAAAACCGCGTCGGTGCGATTGCGACAGACCAAATCAGACGCCATGTATGTGGTTGACCGCCAGCGCAAGCCGGTAGGTCTGGTGACCGACCAGGATATCGCCAGGGCGGTTCGCAAAGGTGAACTGAAACTGGAAGAAGTAATGATGACCGAGTTCCCCCAGACAGAAGAGACGACACCCCTGGGTGAAGTGCTGACTCTGTGCGGCGACAGCCTGCCGATTGCCGTGGTATCCGACAAGGGACGGTTCCGGGGCATACTGGAACCGCTCGATGTGCTCACAAGTGTGGCTCCGGTCAATAACGAAGCATCCGATGAAACCAAAGAGGCCGAAGAAGAACCTCCAGCCGGCGCTCCGGACAAGGAGGCTGTTTAA
- a CDS encoding L-lysine 2,3-aminomutase (KEGG: pmx:PERMA_0028 L-lysine 2,3-aminomutase) — MQYKPFTLNNFREIPQVEALSLQKIRDIEVVGTVLPFRTNNYVVDNLIDWECAETDPLFIATFPQKGMLSPEDYHRVDTLLREGAGQEVILRTVTEIRQKMNPHPAGQLELNVPVLNGESLPGIQHKYRETVLFFPSQGQTCHAYCTFCFRWPQFVKGMEDLKIASREIDTLVEYLKSRPEVTDVLVTGGDPLVMKAGLLARYIEPLLVLPGIRTIRIGTRSLSFWPYRYVTDDDAEELLTLFRRVREAGKHLAFMAHFNHPVELLPEIVPEAVRRIRETGAVIRTQSPLLRHINDSEALWAQMWRRQVDMGCVPYYMFMARDTGAQRYFSVTLQDAWRVYQGAFQAISGICRTAEGPVMSALPGKVQVMGTATIGGDKVFVLRLVQGRNPDWADRPFFAAFDESAIWFNDLKPAFGEKEFFFNEELKALLLTGETESEF, encoded by the coding sequence ATGCAATACAAACCGTTCACGTTAAACAATTTTAGGGAGATTCCTCAGGTTGAAGCATTAAGTCTTCAAAAAATCCGGGACATCGAGGTAGTCGGCACCGTTCTGCCGTTTCGTACCAATAACTATGTTGTCGATAACCTTATAGACTGGGAGTGTGCGGAAACGGACCCGTTGTTCATTGCCACCTTTCCGCAGAAGGGTATGCTGTCGCCAGAAGATTACCACCGGGTCGATACCTTGTTGCGAGAGGGGGCTGGTCAGGAAGTTATTCTCCGAACTGTAACCGAGATTCGTCAGAAGATGAATCCTCATCCGGCGGGACAACTGGAGTTGAATGTACCTGTCCTGAATGGTGAAAGTCTGCCGGGTATACAACATAAATACCGGGAGACGGTTCTATTCTTCCCCAGCCAGGGCCAGACCTGCCACGCTTACTGCACCTTCTGTTTCCGCTGGCCGCAGTTTGTCAAAGGCATGGAAGACCTTAAAATAGCCAGCCGGGAAATCGATACGCTGGTGGAGTATCTCAAATCACGCCCGGAAGTGACCGACGTTCTGGTGACCGGGGGAGACCCCCTGGTCATGAAGGCCGGCCTGCTGGCCAGGTACATCGAGCCCCTTCTGGTACTCCCCGGTATCCGAACCATTAGAATCGGGACTCGAAGTTTGTCGTTCTGGCCTTATCGATACGTTACCGACGATGACGCTGAAGAACTGCTGACCCTTTTTCGCAGGGTCAGGGAGGCCGGCAAGCATCTGGCTTTCATGGCGCATTTCAATCATCCGGTGGAACTGCTTCCGGAGATAGTGCCAGAGGCTGTCAGGCGCATAAGGGAGACCGGAGCTGTCATCAGAACCCAATCACCCCTGTTGCGGCATATCAACGATTCTGAGGCGTTATGGGCCCAGATGTGGCGGCGTCAGGTCGATATGGGATGTGTGCCTTATTATATGTTCATGGCCCGGGATACCGGGGCTCAGCGGTATTTTTCAGTCACTCTACAGGATGCCTGGCGGGTGTACCAGGGAGCGTTTCAGGCCATAAGCGGTATCTGTCGTACTGCCGAAGGGCCGGTGATGTCAGCTCTTCCCGGAAAGGTGCAGGTCATGGGAACTGCCACCATCGGTGGCGACAAGGTTTTTGTGTTACGCCTGGTTCAGGGTCGTAACCCGGATTGGGCTGACCGGCCTTTCTTCGCCGCTTTCGATGAATCGGCTATCTGGTTCAATGATCTGAAGCCGGCTTTCGGAGAGAAAGAATTCTTTTTCAACGAGGAACTGAAGGCTTTGCTGTTAACCGGCGAAACGGAATCCGAATTCTAG
- a CDS encoding cysteine desulfurase NifS (TIGRFAM: cysteine desulfurase NifS~KEGG: mta:Moth_1652 aminotransferase, class V~PFAM: aminotransferase class V): MTKQTYLDNAATTPMDARVVDAMLPFLKESFGNPSSVHSAGQTVRAAVEKARAQVAALVGARPDEIFFTSGGTEADNWALKGTAWAKADKGRHLITSGIEHHAVMESAEYLEKHGFEVSYLPVDEYGRVDIESVAAAVTPGTILVSVMHANNEIGTIQPVAEIGRLLRNKDTIFHVDAVQTAGHLPVDVNEIGADLMSISGHKLYGPKGIGALYIRKGVRIASLLSGGSQERNKRPGTENVAGIIGFGAAAEIAMSEMTAETDRITALRDRLAKELLARIPDSTLNGHPTDRLANNVNISFRYVEGESLVLHLDFEGIFASTGSACSSSSLEPSHVLLACGRLAEDAHGSIRFSLGKFNNEEDIDRVIETLPGIVKKLRAMSPLAPGAAE; the protein is encoded by the coding sequence ATGACCAAGCAGACCTATCTCGATAATGCCGCCACGACTCCGATGGATGCCCGGGTTGTGGATGCCATGTTGCCTTTTTTGAAGGAATCTTTCGGTAACCCTTCATCGGTACACAGCGCCGGACAGACAGTCCGGGCGGCGGTAGAAAAAGCCCGGGCCCAGGTGGCCGCCCTGGTCGGTGCCAGACCGGATGAGATATTCTTCACCAGCGGCGGCACCGAAGCCGACAACTGGGCTCTCAAGGGTACAGCCTGGGCTAAAGCCGACAAGGGCAGACACCTGATTACTTCCGGTATCGAACACCACGCTGTAATGGAGAGTGCCGAGTATCTGGAGAAGCACGGCTTCGAGGTCAGCTATCTGCCGGTGGATGAATACGGCAGGGTCGATATCGAATCGGTTGCCGCGGCTGTCACCCCCGGTACAATTCTGGTATCGGTGATGCACGCCAATAACGAAATCGGGACGATTCAGCCGGTGGCCGAAATCGGCCGCCTGCTCAGGAACAAAGACACCATATTTCATGTCGATGCCGTCCAGACCGCCGGCCACCTGCCGGTGGATGTCAATGAAATCGGAGCCGATCTGATGTCCATTTCAGGCCATAAGCTCTACGGCCCCAAAGGTATCGGCGCCTTGTATATCCGCAAGGGAGTCAGAATCGCCTCCCTGCTGTCCGGCGGCAGTCAGGAGCGCAACAAACGTCCAGGCACGGAAAACGTGGCCGGCATCATCGGCTTCGGGGCCGCGGCGGAGATCGCCATGTCTGAGATGACGGCAGAGACCGACCGGATTACAGCTCTGCGCGACCGGCTGGCCAAAGAGCTGTTGGCGCGTATTCCCGACTCCACGCTGAATGGACACCCGACCGACAGGCTGGCGAACAACGTCAATATTTCATTCAGATATGTCGAAGGAGAGTCACTGGTGTTGCATCTGGATTTCGAGGGTATCTTTGCCTCTACCGGTTCTGCCTGCTCCTCTTCCAGCCTGGAACCGTCCCATGTCCTGCTGGCCTGCGGCCGCCTGGCCGAAGACGCCCACGGGTCCATACGGTTCAGTCTCGGTAAATTCAACAACGAAGAAGACATCGACAGGGTTATCGAAACCCTGCCTGGGATAGTGAAAAAATTAAGAGCCATGTCGCCCCTGGCGCCGGGCGCGGCTGAATAA
- a CDS encoding Substrate-binding region of ABC-type glycine betaine transport system (PFAM: Substrate-binding region of ABC-type glycine betaine transport system~KEGG: sbl:Sbal_2299 glycine betaine transporter periplasmic subunit), whose protein sequence is MKKHLRKLMMVGFVMVLAMSALVVGCDSTTDEPDPTQSVNQKPGQGVTMSPAKPTWSTGWFQTEVFIKALEELGYNVEDAIALDNPIFYNSVANGDVDFWADGWFPLHNQYLPIIEGKAEVVGEFAMGGALQGYLIDKATAVEYGITSIEDFKDPEIAALFDTDGDGKANMVACPPGWGCETVINHHMEAYELADWVNADQAGYDVAMADVVARYNAGEPVFFYTWTPNWTVNALVPGEDVVWLEVPFSSLPADQADLEDETFVANLVGKAGDSEPYNMGWPANDIQVVANSAFLDANPAAAYLFENIQIPLEDIFEQNYQMYQGEDRPEDIVAHAEAWIAANQSTFDAWIEGAIDAAD, encoded by the coding sequence ATGAAAAAACACTTGCGTAAACTCATGATGGTCGGTTTTGTCATGGTGCTGGCCATGTCAGCGCTGGTCGTCGGTTGTGACTCCACGACGGATGAACCCGACCCGACCCAATCGGTCAACCAGAAACCTGGCCAGGGGGTAACTATGAGCCCGGCCAAACCGACATGGTCAACCGGCTGGTTCCAGACCGAAGTTTTCATCAAAGCCCTGGAAGAACTGGGGTACAATGTTGAAGACGCAATCGCCCTCGACAATCCCATATTCTATAACTCCGTCGCCAACGGAGACGTCGATTTCTGGGCGGACGGCTGGTTCCCGTTGCACAATCAGTACCTGCCGATCATCGAGGGTAAAGCCGAGGTAGTCGGTGAGTTCGCCATGGGCGGCGCGCTTCAGGGTTACCTGATAGATAAAGCCACCGCCGTTGAATACGGCATCACCAGCATCGAGGACTTCAAGGACCCGGAAATCGCCGCGCTGTTCGATACAGACGGTGACGGTAAGGCCAACATGGTCGCCTGCCCGCCCGGCTGGGGCTGTGAGACAGTCATCAACCACCACATGGAAGCCTATGAACTGGCTGACTGGGTAAACGCCGACCAGGCTGGCTACGATGTAGCCATGGCCGATGTCGTAGCCCGGTACAATGCCGGTGAGCCGGTATTCTTCTATACCTGGACGCCCAACTGGACGGTCAACGCCCTGGTACCCGGTGAAGACGTAGTCTGGCTTGAGGTCCCCTTCTCATCACTTCCCGCAGACCAGGCAGACCTCGAAGACGAAACCTTCGTTGCCAACCTCGTCGGTAAAGCCGGCGATAGCGAGCCCTATAACATGGGCTGGCCGGCCAATGACATCCAGGTAGTGGCCAATTCCGCCTTCCTGGATGCCAACCCGGCGGCGGCATATCTCTTCGAAAATATTCAGATTCCTCTGGAAGACATCTTTGAACAGAATTACCAGATGTACCAGGGTGAAGACAGACCCGAAGATATCGTTGCCCATGCCGAGGCGTGGATAGCGGCCAATCAGTCAACCTTCGATGCCTGGATTGAGGGGGCGATAGACGCCGCCGACTAA